Proteins co-encoded in one Bacillus sp. FSL H8-0547 genomic window:
- a CDS encoding ABC transporter ATP-binding protein produces the protein MTAIQTKSLTLSYGDTTIINELDLTIPKGEISVFIGSNGCGKSTLLRSIARLLKPEKGAVLLEGEAIAKLPTKEVAKKLAILPQGPAAPEGLTVLQLVKQGRYPYQNWLKQWTEKDEKAVMDALASTGMLEFAERPVDSLSGGQRQRAWIAMTLAQDTDIILLDEPTTYLDMTHQIEILDLLFELNEKENRTIVMVLHDLNLACRYAHHIVAIKDKKIYAEGRPEHVINCNLVKDVFQMNCEVTMDPLFGTPLCIPHGRGRCIIKEAAIS, from the coding sequence ATGACAGCTATTCAAACGAAGTCGCTCACATTATCATACGGGGATACAACGATCATCAATGAACTTGACCTCACGATTCCAAAAGGAGAAATTTCCGTCTTTATAGGCAGCAACGGCTGCGGGAAATCGACTCTTCTGCGTTCCATTGCGAGATTGCTGAAGCCTGAAAAAGGGGCTGTTCTTCTGGAGGGAGAGGCTATTGCGAAGCTTCCGACAAAAGAAGTGGCCAAAAAGCTTGCCATTTTGCCGCAGGGTCCGGCTGCTCCTGAAGGGCTGACTGTTCTGCAGCTTGTGAAGCAGGGCCGCTATCCTTATCAGAACTGGCTGAAACAGTGGACTGAAAAGGACGAAAAAGCGGTGATGGACGCACTTGCATCTACTGGAATGCTTGAATTTGCCGAACGTCCGGTTGATTCTCTGTCAGGCGGCCAGCGTCAGCGCGCCTGGATTGCGATGACTCTTGCTCAGGACACGGATATCATTCTGCTCGATGAGCCTACGACCTATCTTGATATGACCCATCAGATTGAGATTCTTGATCTGCTGTTTGAGCTGAATGAAAAAGAAAATAGAACGATTGTCATGGTACTTCATGATCTCAATCTTGCCTGCCGCTACGCCCATCATATTGTGGCGATCAAAGATAAGAAAATCTATGCAGAAGGCCGTCCGGAGCATGTGATTAACTGCAATCTTGTAAAAGATGTTTTCCAGATGAACTGCGAAGTCACGATGGATCCGCTTTTTGGAACACCGCTGTGCATTCCACACGGCAGAGGACGATGCATCATAAAAGAGGCTGCCATTTCATGA
- a CDS encoding IucA/IucC family C-terminal-domain containing protein, whose product MTVFLSEEELQDLSRFRLGSDRSGSDLSVESAGLFEPAALLSYLEAVKPKIHSDRLNVTGSLFVKRYAFLAALTLYSMTVFEKGLNTDPENMSLESDDEDPLWLPSFYFRKLECSVPGEKRDEWRDEVLRSLFKNHLSRLVLTVSKEARISKMILWENVGLYIVWMYETLLANKPECVTIEQIQEDYEYVVRKADGSLFGEGLKNPFHPLFREKQSGGATIRQTCCLYYLTSEKRDRCSTCPKHCLT is encoded by the coding sequence ATGACCGTTTTTCTAAGTGAAGAGGAGCTTCAGGACCTGTCCAGGTTTCGGCTTGGGTCAGACAGAAGCGGGTCGGATCTGTCTGTTGAATCAGCCGGTTTGTTTGAACCTGCAGCTCTGCTTTCTTATTTAGAGGCAGTTAAGCCTAAAATCCATTCTGACAGACTAAATGTGACAGGGTCCCTGTTTGTGAAAAGGTATGCCTTTCTTGCAGCACTTACGCTTTACTCAATGACCGTCTTTGAGAAGGGTCTCAATACAGATCCCGAAAATATGAGCCTGGAATCAGATGATGAAGACCCGCTATGGCTGCCGTCTTTTTATTTCCGGAAGCTTGAGTGCTCCGTGCCGGGTGAGAAAAGGGATGAGTGGAGGGACGAAGTTCTCCGCAGTCTTTTCAAAAACCATTTGAGCAGGCTTGTCCTGACGGTTTCTAAAGAAGCAAGAATTTCTAAAATGATTCTGTGGGAAAACGTCGGCCTTTATATTGTCTGGATGTATGAAACCCTCCTTGCAAACAAGCCTGAGTGTGTTACGATAGAACAAATACAGGAAGATTATGAGTATGTGGTAAGGAAGGCGGACGGCTCTTTGTTCGGCGAAGGATTGAAAAATCCGTTTCATCCGCTATTCAGAGAAAAGCAGTCAGGTGGAGCGACGATCAGGCAAACCTGCTGTCTGTATTATTTAACATCTGAAAAAAGAGACCGGTGCAGTACATGCCCGAAACATTGCCTTACATAA
- a CDS encoding YusU family protein, with product MQNKLNAPLDGLLEKYTELLLGEATPELKEKVKMWVLYSHIAKSMPPLVKHWNETYPEEKEMVKELIAEIKQLNEQHRMSQTNKKRT from the coding sequence GTGCAGAACAAGTTGAATGCTCCGCTTGACGGATTACTTGAAAAATACACAGAGCTACTCCTCGGGGAAGCAACTCCTGAACTGAAGGAAAAAGTGAAAATGTGGGTGCTCTATTCTCACATTGCAAAATCAATGCCGCCCCTAGTCAAGCATTGGAACGAAACGTATCCGGAAGAGAAGGAAATGGTGAAAGAACTGATTGCTGAAATAAAACAGCTGAATGAACAGCACCGCATGTCCCAGACGAATAAAAAACGCACCTAA
- a CDS encoding GNAT family protein: MKQQKTIIRPIESRDLIHLWEIKYSDEHPEWKKWDAPYFEHKSLTLADFLSQKESIVGLDDYWAITVDEKVIGTVSYYWEHEPSMWLEMGIGIYDPAYWNGGYGTEAFRMWIDHLFESLPIVRAGYTTWSGNTRMMKVGEKLGMTVEGRMRKCRVVEGKYYDSVRVGILREEWEALSAKRQV; the protein is encoded by the coding sequence ATGAAGCAGCAAAAAACAATTATTCGCCCTATTGAAAGCAGAGATCTTATTCACCTTTGGGAAATAAAATACAGTGACGAACACCCTGAATGGAAAAAATGGGACGCCCCTTATTTTGAACATAAAAGTTTGACTCTGGCCGATTTTCTCTCTCAAAAAGAAAGCATTGTCGGACTGGATGACTACTGGGCCATTACCGTGGATGAAAAAGTAATTGGAACCGTCAGCTATTACTGGGAACATGAGCCGTCCATGTGGCTGGAAATGGGCATCGGCATCTATGATCCCGCTTATTGGAACGGAGGATACGGTACGGAAGCTTTTCGAATGTGGATTGATCATTTGTTTGAATCCCTGCCGATTGTCAGAGCGGGATACACAACCTGGTCAGGCAATACCAGAATGATGAAGGTTGGAGAAAAGCTTGGAATGACCGTTGAGGGAAGGATGAGAAAATGCAGGGTAGTGGAGGGTAAATACTACGATTCAGTCAGAGTTGGGATTTTAAGAGAAGAATGGGAAGCTCTTTCTGCAAAAAGACAGGTTTAA
- a CDS encoding gamma-glutamyl-gamma-aminobutyrate hydrolase family protein has product MDQSKPVIGITSSVVDHGDIPSVHVHQKYISSVIQGGGIPVVIPLVDDEAAKTLVSKCDGFILSGGEDVDPHSYGEDPDPMLRKTNGARDQMELSVVKYAEESKKPVLGICRGIAMLNAALGGTVMQDIESQYDDPIKHYQTADRPDPTHMVEVSEGSELARIFGTDSVRVNSMHHQAVGRLADTLSATATAPDGIVEGLEGTYEDWYVLAVQWHPEEMAAEDEAMHKLFKTFIEKCR; this is encoded by the coding sequence ATGGACCAGTCTAAGCCGGTTATCGGCATTACAAGTTCAGTAGTGGACCATGGGGACATTCCAAGTGTCCATGTTCACCAAAAATACATCAGTTCGGTCATACAGGGAGGCGGCATCCCTGTCGTTATCCCTTTAGTGGACGACGAAGCTGCAAAAACCCTTGTTTCGAAGTGTGATGGTTTTATATTAAGCGGTGGAGAGGACGTTGATCCCCACTCATACGGGGAAGACCCTGATCCGATGCTCAGGAAAACAAACGGAGCGCGGGATCAAATGGAGCTTTCTGTCGTGAAATATGCAGAGGAAAGCAAAAAACCCGTGCTTGGAATCTGCAGAGGGATCGCTATGCTGAACGCTGCACTTGGCGGGACAGTCATGCAGGATATTGAAAGCCAGTATGACGACCCGATTAAACATTATCAAACAGCAGACAGACCAGACCCTACTCATATGGTCGAAGTATCAGAAGGAAGTGAGCTTGCAAGGATTTTCGGAACGGATTCTGTAAGAGTAAACAGCATGCATCACCAGGCTGTAGGCAGACTTGCAGATACGCTGTCTGCAACTGCGACCGCTCCGGACGGAATTGTAGAAGGACTTGAGGGAACTTATGAGGACTGGTATGTATTAGCTGTTCAGTGGCATCCAGAAGAAATGGCAGCTGAAGATGAAGCCATGCATAAGCTTTTTAAAACATTTATTGAGAAGTGCAGATAA
- a CDS encoding spore coat protein, giving the protein MNNSQNQNKIGNPETQVPKTPQMNDRDFINELLATEKYMTDSYSTAMNEMSNDALYQDIQGIFNETQNCQRELYNMMYKYGWYKLEAADTTKVQQSHQQFAGYLQQQSPYIQ; this is encoded by the coding sequence ATGAACAACAGTCAAAATCAAAATAAAATCGGAAATCCTGAAACACAAGTTCCCAAAACCCCGCAGATGAACGACAGGGACTTTATTAACGAACTGCTTGCAACTGAAAAGTACATGACTGACTCTTATTCCACTGCTATGAATGAAATGAGCAACGATGCTCTTTATCAGGATATTCAGGGGATCTTTAATGAAACACAAAATTGTCAGCGCGAGCTTTACAACATGATGTATAAGTACGGATGGTACAAACTTGAAGCTGCCGACACAACTAAAGTCCAGCAGTCTCATCAGCAGTTTGCAGGCTATTTGCAGCAGCAGTCTCCGTATATTCAGTAA
- a CDS encoding proline dehydrogenase family protein: MEFLFRHFFLFLSKNKWLTKAAKRYGPRFGASRFVAGETIGQAAQVIKELNQKKLDVTIDYLGEFVDNEIEANEMAEQSIKAVETIAGEQLHSQLSLKLTSMGLDLSDEIVYRNMKRIMEAAKQHGVFVTIDMEDYARCGKTLELFKELKKEYDLGTVIQAYLYRSAKDLEDLSAYHPNLRLVKGAYRESPQVAFPKKKDTDENFKKLIKMHMQNGHYTAVATHDDAIIEFTKQFVKENRIPSNQFEFQMLYGIRPERQAELAEEGYKMRVYVPYGTDWYGYFMRRLAERPANALFVLKGIFKK; encoded by the coding sequence TTGGAGTTTTTATTCCGTCATTTTTTCCTGTTTTTATCAAAAAACAAATGGCTGACGAAGGCCGCAAAGCGCTACGGCCCGAGATTCGGCGCATCGCGTTTTGTTGCCGGAGAAACGATCGGGCAGGCTGCACAAGTTATAAAAGAGCTCAATCAAAAAAAACTGGATGTGACCATTGATTATCTTGGGGAGTTTGTTGATAACGAAATTGAGGCAAATGAAATGGCTGAGCAGTCCATAAAGGCTGTTGAAACAATTGCGGGAGAACAGCTTCATTCCCAGCTGTCACTGAAGTTAACGTCAATGGGCCTGGATCTTTCTGATGAAATTGTTTATCGGAATATGAAAAGAATTATGGAAGCCGCCAAACAGCATGGAGTCTTTGTCACCATCGATATGGAAGACTATGCAAGGTGCGGGAAGACACTTGAATTATTCAAAGAGCTTAAGAAGGAATATGATCTGGGTACTGTGATTCAGGCTTATTTATACAGATCAGCGAAAGACCTGGAGGACCTGAGCGCTTATCATCCGAACCTGCGATTAGTAAAAGGAGCTTACAGGGAATCGCCGCAAGTCGCCTTTCCAAAAAAGAAAGATACGGATGAAAACTTCAAAAAGCTCATAAAAATGCATATGCAAAACGGTCACTATACGGCTGTTGCCACACATGATGATGCCATCATTGAATTTACAAAGCAATTTGTAAAAGAAAACAGAATTCCGAGTAATCAATTTGAGTTTCAGATGCTGTACGGGATCCGCCCCGAGCGCCAGGCTGAACTTGCAGAAGAGGGCTATAAAATGAGGGTCTATGTCCCGTACGGCACAGACTGGTACGGCTACTTTATGAGGCGGCTGGCAGAAAGGCCTGCAAACGCATTATTTGTGCTGAAGGGTATCTTTAAAAAATAG
- a CDS encoding YuzL family protein: protein MARLKKDPSNAGISAASVKGSSGPTNEMAGGGKRSSTNQQYKKKNMGQE from the coding sequence ATGGCAAGACTGAAGAAAGATCCATCGAATGCAGGGATTAGCGCTGCAAGTGTAAAGGGAAGCTCCGGGCCGACAAACGAAATGGCCGGCGGAGGGAAACGCTCAAGCACAAACCAGCAATATAAGAAAAAGAATATGGGACAGGAATAG
- a CDS encoding 3-hydroxyacyl-CoA dehydrogenase/enoyl-CoA hydratase family protein: protein MNQRIRKAAVLGSGVMGSGIAAHLANIGIPVLLLDIVPRTLTDSEEKKGLTLQDAAVRNRNSSEAVQKLLKQKPAPLTAKGNLALIEAGNFDDDMHRLAEADWIIEVVVENLEVKKKVFTQVDQYRKQGSIVSSNTSGISVEAMSEGRSDDFRKHFLGTHFFNPPRYLKLLEIIPTKATSPEILSFMKTFGEDVLGKGVVEAKDTPNFIANRIGTYGLLVTVKELQKGGYSVGEVDSVTGPLIGRPKSATFRTLDVVGLDTFAHVAKNVYDQVEGEEKDVFDIPEFMKKMLENGWLGSKSGQGFFKKEGKEILELNPETLEYQERKKLKAQSVEAAKQIKGSAAKMKALIYSGDRAGTLLWNITSPTLLYSAELLGDIADDILAIDEAMKWGFGWQYGPFETWDSIGLSKSVEKMEAEGKTVPAWIKDMLERGFTSFYKKEDGVSYYYHDGDYRRIETNEKVINLKDLKEKKGVIKKNSGASLVDLGDGVALLEFHSPNNAIGLDIIQMINFAVDEVEKNFKGLVIGNQGKNFCVGANLAMILMEAQDDNYFEVDMVVRHFQQAMMKIKYSPKPVVAAPFGMSLGGGAEICLPSASIQASSETYMGLVEAGVGLIPGGGGNKELYIKLLNSVPKGVDFDLQNVANKVFETIATAKVSSSAAEAKENFFMNEKDSVSFNGDHLIYDAKQKVLQLSDNGYKAPVRKKVPVVGETGYAALLLGAQSMLQSGYISEHDLKIAQKLAYVIAGGKVPFGTEVDEQYLLDLEREAFLSLVKEGKSQQRMQHMLVKGKPLRN, encoded by the coding sequence ATGAACCAGCGTATTAGAAAAGCCGCAGTTCTCGGATCCGGAGTCATGGGTTCAGGCATTGCTGCACACTTGGCAAATATCGGAATCCCTGTTCTATTGCTTGATATTGTACCGCGCACGCTGACTGACAGCGAAGAGAAGAAAGGTCTGACTCTGCAGGATGCAGCTGTTAGAAACCGCAACTCATCAGAAGCTGTGCAAAAGCTTCTCAAGCAAAAGCCGGCACCGCTTACTGCAAAAGGAAATCTGGCTTTAATCGAAGCGGGTAACTTCGATGATGACATGCACAGACTCGCTGAAGCGGATTGGATTATTGAAGTAGTCGTTGAAAATCTTGAAGTGAAGAAAAAAGTCTTTACGCAAGTAGATCAATATAGAAAACAAGGCAGCATTGTCAGCTCAAATACATCAGGCATTTCAGTAGAAGCGATGTCAGAGGGTCGTTCTGATGATTTCCGGAAGCATTTCCTTGGAACTCACTTTTTCAATCCGCCGCGCTACCTGAAACTGCTCGAAATCATCCCGACAAAAGCAACATCGCCGGAGATTCTTTCCTTTATGAAAACGTTCGGGGAAGATGTTCTTGGAAAAGGAGTAGTTGAAGCAAAGGACACTCCAAACTTCATTGCCAACAGAATTGGAACCTACGGCCTCCTTGTTACCGTTAAGGAACTGCAAAAGGGCGGATACAGTGTAGGTGAAGTGGATTCCGTAACAGGTCCTCTTATCGGCCGGCCAAAAAGCGCAACTTTCAGAACGCTTGATGTTGTAGGACTTGATACTTTTGCACATGTTGCAAAGAACGTCTATGACCAGGTGGAAGGCGAAGAGAAAGACGTATTCGACATTCCTGAATTTATGAAAAAGATGCTTGAGAACGGCTGGCTCGGAAGCAAATCAGGCCAGGGATTCTTCAAAAAAGAAGGAAAAGAGATTCTCGAGCTGAATCCAGAGACCCTGGAGTATCAAGAACGGAAGAAGCTGAAGGCTCAGAGCGTCGAGGCTGCAAAACAGATCAAGGGTTCAGCAGCAAAAATGAAAGCGCTTATCTATTCTGGCGACAGAGCAGGAACGCTTCTATGGAATATTACAAGCCCGACTCTTCTCTATTCTGCTGAACTTCTCGGCGATATTGCAGATGACATCCTTGCTATTGATGAAGCAATGAAATGGGGATTCGGCTGGCAGTACGGCCCGTTTGAAACATGGGACAGCATCGGTCTTTCAAAATCAGTTGAAAAGATGGAGGCTGAAGGAAAAACGGTTCCGGCCTGGATCAAAGACATGCTTGAGAGAGGCTTCACATCCTTCTATAAAAAAGAAGACGGCGTTTCTTACTATTACCATGATGGCGATTACAGACGCATTGAGACGAACGAAAAAGTCATCAATCTCAAAGACTTGAAAGAGAAAAAAGGCGTTATTAAGAAAAACAGCGGAGCAAGTTTGGTGGATCTTGGCGACGGAGTAGCGCTGCTTGAATTCCATTCACCGAATAATGCAATCGGTCTAGATATTATCCAGATGATTAATTTTGCCGTGGATGAAGTTGAAAAGAACTTTAAAGGGCTTGTCATCGGCAATCAGGGCAAAAACTTCTGCGTCGGTGCGAACCTTGCCATGATCCTGATGGAAGCTCAGGATGACAACTACTTTGAAGTTGACATGGTTGTCCGCCACTTCCAGCAGGCTATGATGAAAATCAAATACAGTCCAAAGCCGGTCGTTGCTGCTCCATTTGGCATGTCACTTGGCGGAGGAGCAGAAATCTGTCTTCCGTCTGCAAGCATTCAGGCATCAAGCGAAACGTACATGGGACTTGTTGAAGCCGGCGTAGGCCTGATCCCGGGCGGCGGAGGCAACAAAGAGCTTTACATTAAACTTCTGAACAGCGTTCCAAAAGGCGTCGATTTCGATCTGCAGAACGTAGCCAATAAAGTATTTGAAACGATTGCAACAGCTAAAGTTTCTTCTTCTGCAGCTGAAGCAAAAGAAAACTTCTTTATGAATGAAAAAGATTCTGTAAGCTTCAATGGGGATCACCTCATTTATGATGCAAAGCAGAAGGTTCTGCAGCTGTCTGATAACGGCTATAAGGCACCTGTACGCAAAAAGGTACCTGTCGTAGGCGAGACAGGTTATGCTGCCCTTCTTCTTGGAGCACAATCCATGCTTCAGTCAGGATATATTTCAGAGCACGATTTGAAAATTGCCCAAAAGCTCGCCTATGTCATTGCGGGAGGCAAAGTGCCGTTTGGCACGGAAGTAGATGAACAGTACTTACTTGACCTTGAAAGAGAAGCGTTCCTGAGTCTCGTGAAGGAAGGCAAATCTCAGCAAAGAATGCAGCACATGCTTGTAAAAGGAAAACCATTACGTAACTAG
- a CDS encoding acetyl-CoA C-acetyltransferase codes for MREAVIVAGARTPVGRAKKGSLAAVRPDDLGALVVKETLKRAGGYEGNIDDLIIGCAMPEAEQGLNLARNIGALAGLPYTVPAITVNRYCSSGLQSIAYAAEKIMLGHSDTAIAGGAESMSMVPMMGHVVRPNAVLAESAPEYYMGMGHTAEQVAVKYGVSREEQDAFAVRSHEKAARAIAEGKFDDEIVPVEVTQRSVGADHKLREKTFQFSKDEGVRPGTTMQILSTLRPAFNVKGSVTAGNSSQTSDGAAAVMVMDREKADALGLESLVKFRSFAVGGVPPEVMGIGPIEAIPRALKAAGLSLSDIGLFELNEAFASQSIQVIRALGIDEEKVNVNGGAIALGHPLGCTGAKLTLSLIHEMKRRGEQFGVVTMCIGGGMGAAGVFELV; via the coding sequence ATGAGAGAAGCGGTCATTGTAGCAGGTGCCAGAACACCTGTCGGAAGAGCAAAAAAAGGGTCACTAGCAGCCGTAAGACCAGATGATCTTGGAGCGCTTGTCGTAAAAGAGACACTTAAGCGTGCTGGCGGATACGAAGGAAATATTGATGATCTGATCATTGGATGTGCGATGCCTGAAGCAGAGCAGGGGCTGAATCTTGCACGAAATATCGGAGCGCTTGCCGGATTGCCGTATACAGTACCGGCGATCACAGTCAACCGCTATTGTTCATCAGGTCTTCAAAGTATTGCTTATGCAGCGGAAAAAATCATGCTTGGCCACTCGGATACAGCCATTGCAGGTGGAGCCGAATCAATGAGCATGGTGCCGATGATGGGCCACGTTGTCCGTCCGAATGCAGTGCTTGCTGAAAGTGCGCCTGAGTATTACATGGGAATGGGCCACACGGCAGAACAGGTAGCTGTCAAATACGGAGTCAGCCGTGAGGAGCAGGATGCCTTTGCAGTAAGAAGCCATGAGAAAGCGGCAAGAGCCATTGCAGAGGGCAAGTTTGACGATGAAATCGTACCTGTAGAAGTTACACAAAGAAGCGTTGGAGCAGATCATAAGCTCCGTGAAAAGACGTTCCAGTTCTCAAAAGACGAGGGTGTCCGTCCTGGAACGACAATGCAGATTCTCTCAACATTAAGACCTGCATTCAATGTGAAAGGATCCGTTACAGCAGGAAATTCCTCGCAGACGAGCGACGGTGCTGCTGCTGTAATGGTCATGGACCGTGAAAAAGCGGATGCGCTTGGACTGGAGTCACTCGTGAAATTCCGCTCCTTTGCAGTAGGCGGAGTTCCTCCGGAAGTAATGGGAATCGGCCCGATCGAAGCGATTCCGCGTGCACTGAAAGCTGCAGGTTTAAGCCTGTCTGATATTGGACTCTTTGAACTGAATGAAGCATTTGCTTCACAGTCTATTCAAGTCATCAGAGCTCTTGGGATCGATGAAGAGAAAGTGAATGTCAACGGGGGAGCAATTGCGCTCGGTCATCCGCTTGGGTGTACAGGAGCTAAGTTAACCCTTTCCCTTATTCACGAAATGAAGCGCCGCGGCGAGCAATTCGGAGTTGTCACAATGTGCATCGGCGGCGGAATGGGCGCAGCGGGAGTATTTGAATTAGTGTAA
- a CDS encoding acyl-CoA dehydrogenase family protein, with protein MSKTTENLIKGGSFLLDDVTYESVFTPEDFTDEHKMIAKTTEDFVVNDVLPQLEDIENHQFDKSVKLLKQAGELGLLGADVPEEYGGLGLDKISSALITEKFARAGSFSLSYGAHVGIGSLPIVLFGSEEQKQQYLPDLASGQRIAAYALTEPGSGSDALGARTTAKLNAEGTHYVLNGEKQWITNSGFADVFVVYAKVDGEHFSAFIVEKEYPGVSTGPEEKKMGIKGSSTRTLILEDALVPKENLLGDLGKGHVIAFNILNIGRYKLAVGTIGGSKRIIDVSVEYANQRQQFKTPISSFSLIQEKLANMASKTYAMESSVYRTVGLFEDRMSRLTPEEVKDGKEVAASIAEYAIECSLNKVLGSETLDYVVDEGVQIHGGYGFMAEYEVERAYRDSRINRIFEGTNEINRLLVPGTYLRKAMKGELPLLQKAQALQEELMMLMPEEPGDGVLEQEKHLLKNAKKIGLMIAGLAAQKYGQSLQKEQEVLVNIADIVSSVYAMESAILRTEKAINKYGEAKSAQKLLYTQVYCQEAFNEIEAHAKESLVAIEQGDTLRMMISALRKFTRHTPINVIAKKREIAAALIEENGYRA; from the coding sequence ATGTCAAAAACAACTGAAAATCTAATAAAGGGTGGAAGCTTTTTACTTGATGATGTGACATATGAAAGTGTTTTTACACCAGAGGATTTCACTGATGAGCATAAAATGATCGCCAAAACGACAGAGGATTTCGTCGTAAATGATGTACTGCCTCAGCTTGAAGATATTGAAAACCATCAGTTTGATAAGTCTGTCAAACTATTGAAGCAGGCAGGCGAACTTGGCCTTCTCGGTGCTGACGTACCTGAAGAATACGGCGGTCTTGGCCTTGATAAAATCAGCTCGGCGCTGATTACTGAAAAATTTGCCCGTGCAGGAAGCTTCTCTCTTTCCTACGGCGCTCATGTCGGTATCGGATCTCTGCCAATCGTTCTTTTTGGAAGCGAGGAGCAAAAGCAGCAGTACCTTCCAGATCTAGCATCAGGTCAGCGCATTGCAGCCTATGCACTGACTGAACCGGGATCAGGCTCAGATGCCCTTGGTGCCAGAACGACGGCAAAGCTTAACGCAGAAGGCACGCATTATGTACTGAACGGTGAAAAACAGTGGATCACAAACTCCGGCTTTGCAGATGTGTTTGTTGTGTATGCAAAGGTTGACGGCGAGCATTTCTCGGCATTTATCGTAGAAAAAGAATACCCTGGGGTATCAACCGGTCCGGAAGAAAAGAAAATGGGAATCAAAGGTTCATCTACAAGAACGCTTATTTTAGAAGATGCGCTTGTTCCTAAAGAAAATCTTCTTGGCGACCTTGGAAAAGGCCACGTTATTGCCTTTAACATTCTAAACATCGGACGCTATAAGCTTGCTGTCGGAACAATCGGCGGATCTAAACGCATTATTGACGTATCTGTTGAATATGCCAACCAGCGCCAGCAGTTCAAAACGCCAATCAGCAGCTTTTCGCTCATCCAGGAAAAACTGGCAAACATGGCTTCAAAAACATATGCAATGGAAAGCTCAGTGTACCGTACAGTTGGATTATTTGAAGACCGCATGAGCCGCCTGACTCCTGAAGAAGTCAAGGACGGAAAAGAAGTTGCGGCATCTATTGCAGAGTATGCGATTGAGTGTTCACTGAACAAAGTCCTCGGTTCTGAAACGCTTGACTATGTCGTTGATGAAGGCGTTCAAATTCACGGCGGCTATGGCTTCATGGCTGAGTACGAAGTAGAGAGAGCATACCGCGACTCACGTATTAACCGTATTTTTGAAGGAACGAATGAAATCAACCGTCTTCTCGTTCCCGGCACATATTTAAGAAAAGCAATGAAGGGTGAACTGCCGCTTCTTCAAAAAGCACAGGCTCTTCAGGAAGAGTTAATGATGCTTATGCCTGAAGAACCGGGAGACGGCGTTCTTGAGCAGGAAAAGCACCTTTTGAAAAATGCAAAGAAAATCGGTTTAATGATTGCCGGACTTGCTGCTCAGAAATACGGCCAGTCCCTGCAGAAGGAACAGGAAGTTTTAGTGAACATTGCTGATATCGTGAGCAGTGTATACGCTATGGAATCTGCCATCCTCCGCACGGAAAAGGCAATTAACAAGTATGGAGAAGCAAAGAGTGCTCAAAAACTTCTTTACACGCAAGTGTATTGCCAGGAAGCATTCAACGAAATTGAAGCACATGCTAAAGAATCTCTTGTTGCGATTGAACAGGGAGACACTCTCCGCATGATGATCTCTGCATTAAGAAAATTCACGCGCCACACGCCGATCAATGTCATTGCCAAAAAGCGCGAAATCGCTGCTGCACTGATCGAAGAGAACGGATACCGCGCGTAA
- a CDS encoding arsenate reductase family protein → MALKYYWYPKCGTCRKAKKWLEDHHLQAQEIHIVENPPSKEDLKSMLDSSGLEIKKFFNTSGQKYRELGLKDKISSMSEDELLGLLASDGMLIKRPLTTDGSKTTVGFKEDQFKETWLEK, encoded by the coding sequence GTGGCGCTTAAATATTACTGGTATCCTAAATGCGGGACATGCCGGAAAGCAAAAAAGTGGTTAGAAGATCACCATTTGCAGGCACAAGAAATACATATTGTCGAAAATCCGCCGTCAAAGGAAGACCTGAAATCAATGCTTGATTCAAGCGGATTGGAAATCAAAAAATTCTTTAACACAAGCGGTCAGAAATACCGTGAGCTTGGCCTGAAGGATAAAATATCCTCCATGTCCGAAGATGAACTTCTTGGCCTTCTGGCATCTGACGGCATGCTGATTAAACGCCCGCTGACAACGGACGGAAGCAAGACAACTGTCGGATTTAAAGAAGATCAGTTTAAAGAAACCTGGCTAGAGAAGTAG